The segment ATCCGGGCAGCTTCCGGTTAAGATATTGCTGAATTAGGTTGACAACGATATTCCCTTGCGTCATTTCGCCTGGTCCGTAAATTACCCCAGGATACAGGATAACGACCGGATATCCTTCATTCGCATATTTCCGCGCTAGTTGGTCCGCAAGATATTTCGTTCGTTCATAATCGTTATGAAAGGCGGTGCTGATGGTCAAACGGTGTGGTGAGATATAATTCTCGTCGGCTACTACTCCATCCGTTGGACCAAGCGCAATAAATGACGAGGTATAAATAATTTTCTGTACTCCGGCTCGGGTAGCGCAAGTTAGAACATTTCCGAGCCCTTCAACATTAACCCGGTCAAACTGAACTCGATCGCGTACCCAAGTTTTAACCAACGCCGCAGTATGCAAAACGTATTGACAACCCGCTACCGCTTTGGTGAGTGAAATTTCATCGGTTATATCGCCTTCCGCCAATTCTATCCCCAATTCTTTAAGGGCACAGCTAGCTTCGCTTTTCCTTGAGCGAACAAACGCACGCACCGGTTCATTTCTTCTCCGGAGTTCCGTAGCTAAATTTTTACCGAGAAATCCTGTTGCACCAGTAACTAATATCATAAGTTACAAAATAACGAATGCGTGAACCAGTAAATCGGTGAAGGATGAGAAAATTATTTATCCCGTTCTCCGAGTTTCCGGCTTCCCGATTCAGTGTTTGGATTTACCGCCCGGACCGGAAAAAGCATACACCGTAACACCAAGCGTTCCGATAATGAACGCGAGATAAAATGGATATTCCGGTTTAATCGTCCAGAGCCAACCGCCAACCAGCGACGCTGGGAAAACAATAATCCCGCGCAGTAAATAGTATACTCCAACCGCACGAGCGCGTGCATCCGGTTGCGCTAAATCAACAATCAGTGCTTTTCGCGCAGGTTCACCAATTTCGCGAAAACCAGCGATGATAAACGCTACTGTCAACCCAATCGTTAATGGGGCGAATTCATCTGCAGTAACCACCATTAGCGGAAACAGGGAAAAAAAGATAAAGGTTAAAAGCACAAACGGTTTCCGTTCAGTAACATCCGCAAGTTTAGCGATAGGAATATAGATTAAAATTGCGGTTAGCATCTGGATGCTGGTTAACCAGCCGAAGGTGAACGTGTCCACATTAAGAATATTCATGAGATAGAGAACAATGAAAACCTTTGGGATACCTTCCGCCCAACGCGCAAGGATATCGGAAACTAACAATCGTTTCAATTGCGTATCCATTTTCCGCCAGATATCGGAGAATCGAAACGAATCGGTTACCGATACTGGTTTTTCAATATAATACCTGCGAACGATAATCATTGATATGAGAGAGAGAATAATGGTGATAACGAGACAGAGCCGAATACCGGTTACGAAACCTTTTTGCTCGCCTAACTGCGAACATGCGACCGCAATAATTGCTCCGCCGAGCGGTGGCGCGAGAACAATCGGAATCCGTTTAAGAATTGATTGCATACTGAATCCGATAACCCGTCGAGATTTCGGCAGGTTATCCCCGATAATTGCAAATATCGCAGGTAGCGTTAAACTACTCCACGACATAACGAAGAGCGTCCCAATAATAACGAACAGCCAATTCTGACTTATTAGGTAAAGGATATAACCGAATATAGCTAGCCAAATGAAAATAAGTAACGCAATTCGGCGACCTAGTTTGTCTGTTAACCATCCGCCAGGGTACTGATACAACGCATCTAGGATATCTTTTAACGTACCGTAGAACGCAATGATCCACGCCGATGCACCGAGAAGTTCCAAATATTTCGGGATAAATCGGCTCCAAAGTTCTTCACCCATCCCGATAATCAGAACCGTAACTAACATGACCAGAATGTTCCTTTTCAAACCCAACCAATCAAGGATACGAGATGCTATAAGGAGGTTTTCCTGTTTCATGTAACATTTTGATAGTTCGATAGAGATTAGGAATGCAACTTTGCGCTAAATCGGAAAAGAAAATTGAACGATACGTTGCTAACTTCGCCTATTGACCGATTCAGCTATTTATAGCAAATCAGCTTTTTTCTTCTTTAATTTTGTTCTGGCAATAGGCATAAAGCGCATCATAAACGATAAACTCTTTCTCCAGAATTTCATGGTCATCATTACAGATTAAAGCAAATCCTTGAGCGATAGCCTTTAATCCCGGTCCTTCCGGTGCGCTATCTCGGTCGGTGGAAACATCTGCAGCATGAACAATTTTCGCTAGCGCTACTAGAGCTGGATCTGAGAGGTTGTATTTTTCGATAATCACTTCAAAACTGCATTTGCCACTATGATGCCCTAGTTCGACTCCCGCTGCATCGAACGGTATTCCTTCTGTTACAGCAATTTTATCCGCTGGAACGAATATGAATTCTGCTTGCGGATCAATAAACTTTTTAATCAACCAAGGGCAAGCAACTCGGTCAACCTTAATATGTTCTCTCGTCACCCATTTCATATATCCCTCACGATGTATTGTGTAAAGTATTTATATTTGACAAATAAATTGGTTTAAGTCTCTTGGCACGTTAAATGTAAAATATGACAAGCAAATATACTTTACTAGTTTTGTTTTTATCTTTTCGATTGACTTTTGTTGTCGCGTAAAACAATTTAATATTCCTATAATGGAGTAGAATCGGAATTGAACGGTTCAATTCCGATTCTACTCCAGAGTCAAGCTAAAACTACCTATGGTTTTTTCTTTAGTGTAGCAAGTTTTTTTACGAAAGCATCGGTTAGTTTCTGTTTGGTTTCATTCGGGTCTTCAACGATAATTTTCGACCCGCCAATGATATCGAGGAAGCCAAGTTCGTTATAATATCGGGGAACAATATGCAAATGGAGATGCTCGATACTTGCTCCGCTAGCTTCCCTGACATTGAATCCGATAGTAAACCCTCGTGGATTATAGATTTCTTCGAGTACATCCATTGTTAAATTTTGGATTTTATAGAGTTCGTTAACCTCTTTTATGGTCAATTCTCGCGGGTCAACGATATGCCGATTCGGAAATAACATTACATGACCAGGATTATAGGGATAAAGATTTAAACTAACCGAAAATAATTTAGACTTATATATCGTTAGGTTTACCACATCCGGTGCGTTGTTTAATATTCCACAAAGAATGCATCCTTGTAACCGCTTTCGTTCATGAATATATTTTCGTTTGCCTGGAACAAATAAATGCTTTTTTAGCATAAGAATCCTAACCTCGTAACTATAGGAAAAGTAAATATTTAGGAAATAAAAGAATGAACTGCTTAAAACCTATTATTCCGGTTTTACACCGAGTTTTAGCAGAATTCGGTCTAGCTCATCGAGTGAATGGAATTCAATTTCGATTTTCCCTTTCTTTCCGCGAACAGACAACCGAACTTTAGTACCCAGCGCACGTTGAATCTGTTCTTCAAGGTGAGCTACTTCAGGTGCTGGAGTTGTTTTCCTTTCGAGACCCTTATGACCTGATTTAATCCGTTTAACTAAATTCTCTGTTTGTCGAACCGATAAAAATTTTTTTAGAATAATAGTACATACTTCTTCTTGCTGATGAACGGTTGGAAGAGATAACAACGCGCGGGCGTGTCCGAAAGAAATTGTTCCACGTGAAACCTTTTCCTGGATAGATTCAGGTAACTCTAATAATCTCAATATATTTGAAACAGAACTACGATCTAATCCGGTCTTTTTCGCTATATCTTCATGCCGTAAATTGAATTGCGTAATTAGTTGCTGGAATCCTTTTGCTTTTTCAATTGGATTCAAATCGTCACGTTGGAGATTTTCAATCAACGCTAATTCTAACGCCTCTTGGTCTGAAACCTGTTTAATAATTGCCGGAATCGTTGGGAGATTAAGCTTAACCGCAGCGCGATACCTTCGTTCTCCAGCAATGATTTCATAGCCAGAATCAACCTGACGAACCGTTATCGGTAAGATTATTCCCTTTTCTCGAATAGAAGCAGCTAATTCTTCAAGGGAAGTATCTGAAAAATTTTGTCGCGGTTGTAGCTTATTCGGCTTAAGACTAGCGAGTGGAATTTCCACTACTTGCTCTTGTTTCTGCTGGTCTCTCGCTAACGTTTCGAGCATTTGTTTTTTCTCTGTAGGAATTAATGCAGATAATCCCCTACCGAGCGCTTGTTTCTTCACGTTCAATCACCTCTTGAGTTAGTTTAATATAAGCTTCGGCTCCGGAAGAGCGGAAATCATAAAAAATAATCGGTTTGCCAAACCCTGGCGCTTCGCTTAATCTGATCGACCGTGGGATAACCGTTTTGAATACTCGGTCGCCAAAATGTTGCCTGACTTCATCAGCTACCTGCGAAGATAAATTAGTTCTACTATCATACATAGTTAAAATGATTCCCAGAATCGCTAGTTCCGGATTGAGTGATGATTTAACTAATTCTATGGTTTCGAGCAGTTTCGCAAACCCTTCCAGCGCATAATACTCACATTGGAGCGGGATTAATATCTTATTCCCTGCAACGAGAGCGTTAACTGTTAATAAACCTAGCGAAGGTGGAGTGTCAATTAGAATATAATCATAACTATTTTTTATCGAATTAATGGCTTGCTGAAGGAGAAATTCACGATTCTCAATCTCAACTAGTTCAACTTGTGCTCCGTTTAGCTGGTCGTTTGCGGGCAACAAATCAAGCAGCGGAACAAAAGTATGTACTAAAATTTGGTCAATAGGGGTTGAATTAATGATACCGTCATAGATGCTTTTTGCAATTAATCTTTTATCTAGTCCGAG is part of the bacterium genome and harbors:
- a CDS encoding SDR family oxidoreductase, which encodes MILVTGATGFLGKNLATELRRRNEPVRAFVRSRKSEASCALKELGIELAEGDITDEISLTKAVAGCQYVLHTAALVKTWVRDRVQFDRVNVEGLGNVLTCATRAGVQKIIYTSSFIALGPTDGVVADENYISPHRLTISTAFHNDYERTKYLADQLARKYANEGYPVVILYPGVIYGPGEMTQGNIVVNLIQQYLNRKLPGLLGDGSKQWNYVYVDDVVTGHILALEKAPLGARYILGGENASIQTFISLLESLSNIPAPKRHIPYWLAKFVAGCEEVYARFSNRIPQNTRGTIEIYKHDWTYTSAKAEQELGYTHIPLKEGLVKTLAWLKTKQGQMNY
- a CDS encoding MFS transporter produces the protein MLVTVLIIGMGEELWSRFIPKYLELLGASAWIIAFYGTLKDILDALYQYPGGWLTDKLGRRIALLIFIWLAIFGYILYLISQNWLFVIIGTLFVMSWSSLTLPAIFAIIGDNLPKSRRVIGFSMQSILKRIPIVLAPPLGGAIIAVACSQLGEQKGFVTGIRLCLVITIILSLISMIIVRRYYIEKPVSVTDSFRFSDIWRKMDTQLKRLLVSDILARWAEGIPKVFIVLYLMNILNVDTFTFGWLTSIQMLTAILIYIPIAKLADVTERKPFVLLTFIFFSLFPLMVVTADEFAPLTIGLTVAFIIAGFREIGEPARKALIVDLAQPDARARAVGVYYLLRGIIVFPASLVGGWLWTIKPEYPFYLAFIIGTLGVTVYAFSGPGGKSKH
- a CDS encoding chromate resistance protein, with product MKWVTREHIKVDRVACPWLIKKFIDPQAEFIFVPADKIAVTEGIPFDAAGVELGHHSGKCSFEVIIEKYNLSDPALVALAKIVHAADVSTDRDSAPEGPGLKAIAQGFALICNDDHEILEKEFIVYDALYAYCQNKIKEEKS
- a CDS encoding HIT domain-containing protein, coding for MLKKHLFVPGKRKYIHERKRLQGCILCGILNNAPDVVNLTIYKSKLFSVSLNLYPYNPGHVMLFPNRHIVDPRELTIKEVNELYKIQNLTMDVLEEIYNPRGFTIGFNVREASGASIEHLHLHIVPRYYNELGFLDIIGGSKIIVEDPNETKQKLTDAFVKKLATLKKKP
- a CDS encoding ParB/RepB/Spo0J family partition protein, with translation MKKQALGRGLSALIPTEKKQMLETLARDQQKQEQVVEIPLASLKPNKLQPRQNFSDTSLEELAASIREKGIILPITVRQVDSGYEIIAGERRYRAAVKLNLPTIPAIIKQVSDQEALELALIENLQRDDLNPIEKAKGFQQLITQFNLRHEDIAKKTGLDRSSVSNILRLLELPESIQEKVSRGTISFGHARALLSLPTVHQQEEVCTIILKKFLSVRQTENLVKRIKSGHKGLERKTTPAPEVAHLEEQIQRALGTKVRLSVRGKKGKIEIEFHSLDELDRILLKLGVKPE
- a CDS encoding AAA family ATPase: MNRIITIANQKGGVGKTTTAVNLAACLAAAGKKTLLIDLDPQANATSGLGLDKRLIAKSIYDGIINSTPIDQILVHTFVPLLDLLPANDQLNGAQVELVEIENREFLLQQAINSIKNSYDYILIDTPPSLGLLTVNALVAGNKILIPLQCEYYALEGFAKLLETIELVKSSLNPELAILGIILTMYDSRTNLSSQVADEVRQHFGDRVFKTVIPRSIRLSEAPGFGKPIIFYDFRSSGAEAYIKLTQEVIEREETSAR